The window CATTGTCTCTCTATTGTGCACTCTCacaaaagcatcaaatcctcaaaatcaaaaagatgtttttgacAAATACAAGTAGCTTCATTCTTTAAAAAGGCTCAGTATTTTGATGAGATGGTTAAAGTTGTTTTTAGCAAATGCttctcaaacaggaggaaatagtgcatttgttggggactattttcagcagcggataAATACACATTCGGTGCTCTAGAGTATGAAGTTGCAAACAAAGTGTGGATGGCCCTAAGTCAGACAGTGGTACATGTATGAGTTGGTTAGTTCCAGGGTGCAAATGAAGCACATATTGTACGTATGAATATTAGTTGCCTATGTACATTTTAGGCAGGTGTTTATTTAGGGTCAGTGGAAGTTTCTAAGGTGGtaattttgatatttgtttgatacatttttgggttagaaataaattaaataaaaaatcataGATTTGTATTATATTTCCATCACAATCGTATTAGACCTATTTGAGTGTTCCTAAAATAGAATACAAAAGTATCTCAAGCTTAAATTTACATGACATTACAGATGTACAGATGtttaataaaatcaataaacCAAAGTGGCAGAGTAATTACTGTGCAGCCCATGTAGTAAAATGCAGACTTACTATAGCACTCCAGCAGTATATAGTATCCATTACTATTGAtttctgtggtgtttgtgtgtgtgtgtgtgtgtgtgtgtgtgtgctttcctgtgtctgtacagtgtgtttgtttgaagtCTACCTTGCCCACAGCCTTGCTTTCATTTCTCCTTCAAATATTCATGAAAGGCCAAACCGCTCATGTTTGATTCTTAGAATTGGATGTGCCAAAAattaaagtagaaaaaaaaaacacaagaaacacaagtgATCAGTTCACTGTTCAGTTTTGACCAAATACACTTAGGAACATTACAGGTGCACACTAAACAAAGTGGTTTAGCTAAACTAGCTAGTTGTTTATAATGTAATtacttgtctttctttctttccctgttggagctatttttttttttttttacaatgtagCTGTTCCCTGATCATACCAGTTACGTTGATCAGTAAAATTTCTGTCCCAATGGTGATAGCTACACATAAGATAAAAATACCTGGGGGTAGCCGAGTGGTTAGTGTGCATACCACATGGGCCAAGTCCCCAGCTTGACTCCTGATCCCTCCCTGCATCTCCTGTCTTTCTCCACTGttctatcaaataaaggcaaaaagggCCCaaattactactactactaataacaaatgaataaataaataaaaatacccaGGTTGCAAAAAACTGTAAATTTGATTTAAGACAGACTGTTAACAATCTCTGACACAGCGTCTgttgaacttggtgaaaaataaaaactcactgTAAATAATTGGTAGATTGGTTGATAATTAAAGCAATCGTTTGTTGCCTAACTAGCTTGCTGATTAGTTTCCTATCAACCATTACTACTTATAGAATATACAATATTGATAACAGGGACAAGATGTGTTTTATCTTATTGTCATTAGCTGACATTACTGGCCACAGTTTGACTGTAAATTCAAATGATATATCAGTATGGTAGCTGCATAACTGTTAAAGGATGTTTGCAGTCTATTATTTAAAGCTGTTTCAATTTCCTTGGCTTAAGCATGTGTATAAATAAGCTGCCTCACATTACTGTTGTAATTCACAACCGCTGTTATATGATACACACCTCTTCTGCCACATGATCATCgaagcacagaaaataaatgttggaGAGGAATAAATCTGGTGtcattaatgaataaaaaggTTTCAGGTATCTCTGCTCTGCTATCAACAGCATACATCTGAACTGCTCCTGACATCATGAATCTGAACTATAACAGGCAGTTGGTTTGACACAGAGGGATTCCTGCTGAATGGACTCTGCAGGGCACAGCCACCTCAAACAGGTCAGTAATATGAGCCTGAGCACTGGATACTATTatatggcagagagagagaggggggggtaGCATAGAAAGACAGAtgggtaataataataacagaggtgtgtgtgtgggagataTAATGGTATGACCTTCTGATGAGAAGTAGCCTGAGGACACTGACATGAAACCTGTTTGATCCACATACAGCGACAAATACAGCTGCACGACACCAACATGTCTGCCCGAGCTTCAAAGTTCCATGACTCACTCTACCAATATGTATATAGAAGTAGACTCTGACTGTGAAAACTGAAGGGACAGACAAAATGAagacaacactgaaacaatCTATTGTTGTCTTAtgttaatataataaatacTTGTACCTGAAtgaaatgatcatttaaaatgaaggaTTCCTGAGAGGAGCTGTTTTAAATTGTGGTCATATTTAAGGCCATAAGACTGTATTATACTGAGGGCTTGAATTGGAGCAGCCTAGATAACATGCCTATACAGCATTGTATAGTAATACTGAAATATATTTCAGTTTGTAAATGATTATACAAATAAgagacaacataaaaaaaaaatgaccatTACTCCCAACGAAACAGGAGACAAAACAACTATCCTGCACAAGTTAGTAGTTTGTGGGTAAAAATACTATTTTGTATAAAATAAGTTTGATGAAGTTGCAGTTCAGGTACAGGTCCAGCAGCTCTCTGAACTAGACCATATACTGCAcctcacacagctgcacactcctcttccctcccttcctcctctttacAGCATAAGGCTTGTGATGATCCATGGTGTTGTTACTGTTTACTGAAGGGCTCTAGCATACTCTGTGCTGTGACCTGCACGCCATCTCCTCTGTATGCACACTGTCAGCAGCGATTTATGTGTGCATTCCAGCATGTGCAGGAATTGTCATCCACAGCAAGCACACAGGAAAGCTgctgtagaagaaaaaaaaacaggaaaagctgAATGTGGCTCTTAACTACAGCGGCTATGTTCAAAGGgatgagaaaggaaaaaaaaaacatttctgtcatcaagttttttactctttgtttcttcttgtgATGTAGAAGATATTCACCTCTtcaggctgaaaatgaaaaagaactTCTTTGGTTAAACTGCTCACAACACATCCACATAAAGGCTGTAAGCTATGGTAAGTGGTCACAAGTACACCTTGGTATATTATAAAGGGTCATAAGCCAGATGGGGTGGAAACCAGTGGCGGGCTATTAtcacaattcaataggtctccaaacactgcagccacagctgagccacacacatcatttccagcagaagcagcaatatttactaataaactgacaaaaacataaacaataaaatataggtaaaatgcattttactcactgaaactgctaattatttgtagacaaataaaaaaactgcttctatcgagcggacattctcagccctaaagtgaattaaaacttATCTGAGAAATacgactgggcagactcgactttcagcgTTAGTTTCAACAACaagtccttttctatcgctATGGAGgctgagacgcacagataagCTCTACAGCAGAGccactgaactcttcctccttcagccattgtgggttaaaaaaaacagctattaaatctatactgACATGTTTgcgctagtagctatagatgcagtttgctagctctgaccagtacactatgaccatccaatcaaatgactgGCAACATCATGGTAGGCCTGCTAGAAGGCcttgaaatctgattggttaaaggatccatgaggcaacagtttcatttccATAGCATGGACAGAATAACACTGTCTCTTCATATCATACCACATAGATTTTACACATAGAATTTAATGCCCACTTGGCAGTTTTAACAAGAGCTGAGCATTACAAGCCTCACAAGGACAGGACAGGATTTCATGGCTGCTGTATTTCAGTATAGAGCAGGTTCTGTATCTTCATTATTGTTATGTCAATGTCCACCCTGATTATATTATTATGCTCTGAATACAGCAGTTATtgacaggcctgtgtgtgtttccgcCGCAGAAGTGGATGAAATCTTGTTCATGTAGTTTTCGGTGCTTAACAACACTACgtgttgtttttcttgaaaGACATGTTCTAACAACACTGGCTAGATCATTAGCTTGCACCTGTCAAACATATCCCCTGGTGCACTCTGACATGAATCATATTCTTAGAACTCACTTTAACCAAGTTCTCAGCAGTCATTAGTCAGTGTATGATGAATATGACACTTagaaagaataaagaaacaAGCTTCCACAAAATAATGCCAAAGTTTCtcaataatttattcatttgttaacattttacaaaacaataTGTACATCATGTAAAAACAATTTCTTGTTTGAACTTAACCAACCAGTCATCCAACCCTGAAATACACCAAACTGTGACAAACAAACCACTTTGGTGAAGAGTGAAAAACAATCAGCTTGCATGGCTGGACTCCACAGCCTCAGCGTGTCAGTCTGTAAATGGTTGGTGGTAGGTTAACTGTAGTCCCAATGGCATAGCTAACTAAACACTGGGCAGTCTCTAACCCAGAATAATTACAAAGGTCTTCTTTCGATCAACAAAAGTGTTGCTTAATATTCCCAAGCAGATATATGGGTGAACATCATGCAACATAAAGATTCATAGTAAAGTATAAGATATAAACTTGGTGAGAGGAACAGGAACTAAGCTTTGGCCAGGCCTGCAGGTTTCTGCTGGAACAGAGAGTTTGCACAGGTAGTGGTACAAAATATCCTTCAATGTTTGAATGAATGTTCATCATATATTGCActgattttctcctctttcattccCTCTACTCTTTGCCTGTGGACCTCAATGTTTCTCCACCATGCTCCTTTAAGGACTGGAGATGAGGAGAGTGATGGGTGCTCAAGAGCAAGAAATGGTCCCCAAGGAAGCAAGTCTGTCCAAAATAGACGAGGGAAGGTGTTAACCATGGGCACAGCCTTCAGAGCTTAAGTTTGAAATTGATTGGAAATGTCACAGCTTCTCTGAAGAACTGTCAGCTTTCCCTCTGGTTTCACCCACTGAAGTTGCATAAGTGTCACAGACGTGACAGCTGAGTAGTTCACCAAACAAGTCGAGGTTCATCCCCAGCATCACTGTgaccgcccccccccccccttcatctcttcttcttGCTGTGTCGGagcatcttcttcctcttcaggatCATTTCATACAATTTTTCCAGGCCAGGCTGCAGACCCTGACCATCCAGTGCTGAGCAGCCCTGTGTGTGGTGCAGTGTGGATGAGCTCAGTTCATGGAGGGCCAGCACTTTCTCTAcctgaaaaacagagacacatacagGAGGCCCGTCACAATCTGACACTCATTCTTGCAAATCTGACCATGTTTCAGTGAAGgagaaatatttcaattttgaatgaatgactgCTGACTTGAACTGGTTTAActgatatatataaaaaaacagcaaattaaagCACAATTTCATGCTAATTGGAGTTCTATAagtatgaatgtgttttctaAATGCTGATGATATTTAGCTGAAACTTTCATCAATCTAAGAAAGGTAGAGATATTTAACAAACCATTCACTTTTTCTCCTGATGCTCGGTCAACTGACATTCTGTACTATTGACCTGTCCAACTGTGCAGTTTTCAAAGTGACGTAAACTCAGTATCTTTGAGGTTCTTTTGAATATATGAACAACACAAGCCTTTGATTGttggacatttttcatcactttctgtCTATAGACTGATTGATTAATAATATTTGCAGCAGATTGGTTTAAACTGCTCACTTTGTCTGACCACCAGCCCAAAACCCAAaggtgtttttatttacaatgaTACAATAACAAGGAAGCAGGAACAATGGCAAACTATTCATGTTACAATAATTACCTCTGAAGCTGACATGGCTCCATCCAGGTCCTGTTTGTTTGCCAGAACCAGTACAGGCACCCCCTGGTTCTCTGCAGACCGAGTGATCCTGTGGAGCTCCACCTTGGCCTCCTCCATACGCTCTGTCTCCGCTGCGTCCACCACGAATACCAATCCGTCCGTCCTCCTGGTGTACGACTTCCAGAGGG of the Lates calcarifer isolate ASB-BC8 unplaced genomic scaffold, TLL_Latcal_v3 _unitig_543_quiver_1873, whole genome shotgun sequence genome contains:
- the LOC108874492 gene encoding ADP-ribosylation factor-like protein 4D, producing the protein MGNQLTEIAPNTPFLPSFQSLHVVVIGLDSAGKTSLLYRLKLREFVETIPTKGFNMERIKVPMGNTKTNTTAFQVWDVGGQEKLRPLWKSYTRRTDGLVFVVDAAETERMEEAKVELHRITRSAENQGVPVLVLANKQDLDGAMSASEVEKVLALHELSSSTLHHTQGCSALDGQGLQPGLEKLYEMILKRKKMLRHSKKKR